The genomic segment GCTCAGGCCATAGCCGCGGTAATCGAAAATCAGCACCGACAAGCCGAGGGAATTAAAGATTCGCAGCGACTCCAGCCGGTGGGAGATGTTCCCGGCATTGCCATGGAAGAACAGCACCACGGCGCGCTCCCCGGATGCGGGCAGGAACCAGCCGTGCAGGGTCTCGCCGTCACTGGTCGCGATCTCCACAGGCTCATACTCGAGCCCCACGGCAGCCGGCGTGGCCGCCATTTCACGAGACGGTATGGAGGGAAGAAAAAGCATGCTTCCCTGCCGCATCCATAGCATGGCGACGAGCAGAGCGTAGCCTGCGACCAGCAGCAACAAGACTGCGGCCAGCCCTTTCATCCCGCGTTCAGCTCTCCGCGGCGGCCAGCGCGGCGCCCACGATCCCCGCGTCGTTGCCCAGCGCCGCCGGCACCACGCGGGTCTGGCACTTGAGCAGCGGGAGAAACTTGTCGGATTTGCGGCTGACGCCGCCACCGATAATGAACAGGTCCGGCCACACCAACTGTTCGAGCGCGACCAGCACCTGGGAGACGCGCGCAGCCCACTTGGTCCATGACAGGTGATCATTCTTGCGCGCCTGGGCCGAGGCGCGATGTTCCGCCTCATCGCCACGGATCTCCATGTGGCCGAACTCCGTGTTCGGCACCAGCCGGCCGTCGAGGAACACGGCGCTGCCGATGCCGGTGCCGAGCGTCAGCATGACCACCGTGCCCTGCACTTCGCGCCCGGCGCCGTAGCGCATCTCCGCCAGGCCGGCGGCGTCGGCGTCGTTGAGCACGGTGACCGGGGCCCCGAGGGCGACCGAGAACAGGCGCTGGATGTCGCAGCCGACCCACTCGGGATCGATGTTTGCCGCCGTGTACGCCACGCCGTGCTTGACTACCGCCGGCACGGCCACCCCGACGCGCGCGGCCGGCCCGAAGCGGCGTTGGACCTCGGCCACCGCGGCGGACACCGCCATCGGCGTGGCGGGCTGCGGCGTGAGCATCTTGTGCCGTTCCGTCACGAGGCTCCCGCTGGCCAGGTCCACGGGCGCGCCCTTGATGCCGGAGCCGCCCACATCGATGCCGAGAATGCTCATAGTGTCGTCCTCACCACATATTGCGCATGCGCGCCGCTACGTCGATCACTTCCGCCGGCCGCGCCGTCGCGCCGGTCCCGGGTTCCGCGCCGCCATGGAAGCGCGCCTCCATGGTCGCCATCATCGCCTCGTCGATGAACCGGCTGCGCGCACCATACACGTGCCGGTCGCCGTGCCGCGGCTGTTGCGGCACCCAGTACTTCAGCGGCGCGACCAGGTGCAGCGCCGACTTCGCGCGCGTCATGGCCACGTACAACAGCCGCCGCTCTTCCTCGATCAGCGCCGGCTTGCCGGTGGCGAACTCCGAGGGAAAGTTGCCGTCCGCGACGTTGAGAATGTACACCGAGTCCCACTCCTGGCCCTTGGCGGAGTGGATGGTCGACAGCACCAGGTAGTCCTCGTCCATGAGCGGCGGCCCGGCGAGGTCGCCGGTAGCCTGCGGCGGGTCGAGCGACAGCTCGGTGAGGAACTGCTCGCGCGTGGCGAATTTCGCCGCGATCTGCTCCAGCGCCTCGAGATCGCCGAGGCGCACCGGCCATTCCTCGTAGATGCGCTCCAGCTGGGGCCGGTACCACTCGCGCGCGCGTCCGACCTGTGCCTGCCAGTCGCCGGCGCCCGCCCCGGCCTCGGCCAGCAGCGCCACCAGCCCGCCCCAGTAGGGCGCCGCGGCCGGCGGCGGCGGCCATGATGCCAGCGATTGCGGCGCGAAACCGTGCGATTCCAGCCAGCCGAAGGCTTTCGCCGCCATGGCCGGGCCGATGCCCGGCAACAGCTGCAGGCAGCGGAAGGCCGCAATCCGGTTCTTCGGGTTGTCGGCCCAGCGCAGCACGGCGAGGAGATCCTTCACGTGCGCGGCCTCGAGGAACTTCAGTCCGCCGTATTTCACGAAGGGGATGTTCTGCCGCACGAGTTCCAGTTCGAGCCGGTCACTGTGATGACTGGCGCGGAACAGCACGGCCTGGTGCCGCAGCAGCTGTCCGGCCTCGCGCGCAGCGAGAATGGCCTTGATGACGTAATCGGCCTGGGCCTCGTCGTCCTGCACCGTAACGTAGAACGGCTTCTGCGCCGAAGGTCGCGCCGAGCGCAGCGCCTTGCGGAACTGCCGCTCGGCGCCGCGCATCAGGGCATTGGCGGCATCGAGCACCGGCTGCACCGAGCGGTAGTTCTCCTCCAGCGCGACGACCTCCGCCGGCGGCTCGAACTGGCCGGGGAAACGCAGGATGTTCTCCACCTCGGCTGCGCGGAAGGAATAGATGCTCTGGGCGTCATCGCCGACTACCGTGAGGCCGCGGCCGTCCGGTTTCAGTCGCAGCAGGATCTCCGCCTGCAGCACGTTGGTGTCCTGGTACTCGTCCACCAGGACGTGGTCGAAGCGCTCGCCCACCGCCGCCGCCAGCGCCGACGATGCCATCAGGGCGTGCCACCACAACAGCAGGTCGTCGTAGTCCAGCAGGCTGCCGGCCTGCTTGAGCTCGACATAGCGCCCGAACAGCGTGCGCAGCTCGTCGGCCCATTCCGTGCACCAGGGCCAGTGCGCCTCGAGGCAATCCGCCAGCCCGGCGCGGGAGTTGACCACGCGCGAGTAGATGGCGAGGCAAGTGTCCTTGCGCGGGAAGCGCCGCCGCCCGTCCGCCAGCCCGAGGTCCTGGCGCGCCACGTCCATGAGGTCGGCAGCATCACCCCGGTCCAGCACCGAGAACCCGGCGTCCAGCCCCAGGTTGGATGCGTATTCCCTGAGCAGTCGGTTGGCCACGGAATGAAAGGTGCCCGCCCAGGGCATTTTCACCAGCTCGCCCCGGCCTTCGTCCGCCAGCGCCTGGCCCACGACCCGCCGGGCGCGCCGCGTCATCTCGCGGGCGGCGCGGCGGCTGAAGGTGAGCAGCAGGATGCGGGCCGGCGGAACTCCCGCCAGCACCAGGTGTCCGACTCGATGCGCGAGGGTCATGGTTTTGCCGGTCCCCGCGCCGGCGATCACCAGCAACGGCCCCGCGCCCAGGTCGCGCCCCTCACGCTGCGGCGCAGCATGAGTCACGGCACGGCGCTGGGCCTCGTTGAGGCCCTCGAGGACGGCGGCAGGGGACATGGCGCCGACTATAACAGAGGGAAAAACAGCCTCGAGCGGTTAGAATGGCCGTTTTTCCGCGCCGGGCGCCAAGACCCGGGACCACTTCAGGAGACCACGCATGAGCCGACTTTTCGCGCTTCCCTTCGCTCTCGCCGCAGCCGCCGTGCTCGGCGCCGGCGCCACGCACGTCGTTGCGGCCGAGCAGCCGGCCGCGGTCGACACGGCCGCCGCCAACCCGTTTTTTGCCGCGAGCACCCTGCCCTACAAGGTGCCGCCGTTCGACCAGATCCGCGACGAGCATTACCTGCCGGCTTTCGAGCGCGGCATGGCGGAAGAACTGGCCCAGATCGAGGCCATCGCCAACAACCCGCAGGCGCCGACCTTCGAGAACACCATCGTCGCGATGGAGCAGACCGGCGAGGTCCTCGCCCGCGTGTCGCGCGTGTTCTTCAACCTGAACTCGGCCCATACCAACCCGGCCATGCAGGATGTGCAGAAGACCGTGTCGCCGCAGCTCGCTGCGCACCGCGACGCCATCTTCCTCAACCCCAAGCTGTTCGCGCGCGTAGAGGCACTGCACGCCGAGCGTGACGAGCTGGGCCTGGACCCCGAGTCACTGCGCCTCCTGGAGCGCTACTACATCGACTTCGTGCGCGCCGGCGCCCGCCTCTCCGAGGAGGACAAGGACAAGCTGCGCGCGATCAACGCCGAACTCGCCTCGCTGGGCACGACCTTCGCCCAGAACGTGCTGCGCGAGACCCTGGACTCGGCCGTCATCGTGGACACCGCCGCGGAGCTGGACGGCTTCTCCGACGCGCAGATCCGCGCCGCCGCCGCCGCTGCGACTGCCCGCGGCCACGAGGGCAAGTACCTCATCTCGCTGCAGAACACCTCCGGCCAGCCGCCCCTCGCGCTGCTCACCAACCGCGCGCTGCGCCAGCGTATCCACGAGGCCTCGGTGAACCGCGGCGCGCGTGACAACGAGCACGATAATCGCCCGGTCGTGGCGCGCGTGGCCGCGCTGCGCGCGGAGCACGCCGCACTGCTCGGCTACGACAGCCACGCAGCCTACGTGCTGGAAAACGCCACCGCCGGCACGCCGGCGGCGGTCAACGCGATGCTCGCCGGCCTGGCCCCGGCCGCGGTCGCCAACGCCCGCAAGGAAGCAGCCGACATCCAGGCGCTGATCGACGCCCAGGGCGGCGACTTCCAGCTGCAGGCCTGGGACTGGGACTTCTACGCCGAGCAGGTGAAGCAGGCCCGCTACGACCTCGACCCGGCCGAGCTGCGTGCCTACTTCGAACTCGAGAGCGTGCTCAACAACGGCGTCTTCTATGCCGCCAACAAGGTCTTCGGCCTGACCTTCAAGCCGCGCCCCGACCTGCCGCTGTACCACCCCGACGCGCGCGCCTGGGAAGTGTTCGAGGCCGACGGCAAGCCGCTGGGCATCTTCATCGGCGACTTCTATGCCCGCGACTCCAAGCGGGGCGGCGCCTGGATGAACGCCTACGTGCCGCAGTCGGGCCTGCTGGGCACGATGCCCGTGGTCGCCAACCACCAGAACATCCCCAAGCCGCCCGAGGGCGAGCCCACCCTGATGACCTTCGACGAGGTCACCACGATGTTCCACGAGTTCGGCCACGCCCTGCACGGCCTGTTCTCCAACGTCCGCTACCCGCGCTTCTCCGGCACCAGCGTGCCGCGCGACTTCGTCGAGTTCCCCTCGCAGGTGAACGAGATGTGGGCGGACTGGCCGGAAGTGCTGGCCAACTACGCGCGGCACTACGAGACCGGCGAACTGCTGCCGAAGGAGATGCTGCAGAAGGCGCTGGAAGCGCAACAGTTCAACGAGGGCTACCGCACCACCGAGTACGTGGCGGCCTCGCTGCTCGACCAGGCCTGGCACCAGCGTGCCGCGGGCAAGGTCCCGACCGACACCATAGCGTTTGAAAAGCAGGTGCTGGCCGAGACGGGCATGAACTTCGCGCCGGTGCCGCCGCGCTATCGCAGCACCTACTTCTCTCACATCATGGGCGGCTACTCCGCCGGCTACTACTCCTACATCTGGAGCGAAGTGCTGGATGCCGACGCCGTAGCCTGGTTCAAGGAGAATGGCGGCATGAAGCGCGAGAACGGCGAGCACTTCCGCGCCACCCTGCTGTCCCGTGGCGGCAGCAAGGAAGCGATGGACCTGTATCGTGATTTCGCGGGTCGTGATCCCGAGATTCGCCACCTGCTCGAGCGCCGCGGCCTGACCGCGGGCGAGTGATCCCTGCCGGACGGGCGTCGCCGCAAGGCGGCGCCCGTCCCGGTTCCGGCCGGCCGGAGGAATCCGGCCGCCATCGGAGCGACGAAACGCCCCGCACAGTCAAATTCTGATCCGAGAGAGTGTTGCCATGGTTACCAGGCTCAACCGCCTCCTGGCCGTCCTGGCGCTGTCGCTGGCGCTGCCGCTGGCAGCCGGCGCCGCGCCCGCGGTAGACATCCCCTATGAAGAGTTCACCCTCGACAACGGGCTGCGCGTCATCGTGCACACGGACCGCAAGGCGCCGATCGTGGCGGTGAACATCTGGTACCACGTCGGCTCCAAGAACGAGCCCGAGGGTCGCACCGGCTTCGCCCATCTCTTCGAGCACCTCATGTTCCAGGGCTCGGAGAATTACAACGACGAGTACTTCAAGCCTTTCGAGCAGGTCGGCGCCACCGGCCAGAACGGCACCACCAGCTTCGACCGCACCAATTATTTCCAGAACGTGCCCACCACGGCGCTGGACATGGCGTTGTGGATGGAATCGGACCGCATGGGCCATTTCATGGGCGCGATCACGCAGGAACGACTGGACGAGCAGCGCGGCGTGGTGAAGAACGAGAAGCGCCAGCGCGACGGCCAGCCCTACGGCCAGTCCTGGGACCGGCTGTTCGAGGCCGGCTATCCCGAGGGTCACCCCTATTCATGGATGCCCATCGGCTCCATGGAGGACCTCGACGCCGCCACCCTGGACGACGTCAAGGACTGGTTCAGGACCTGGTACGGCCCGAACAACGCGGTGCTGGTGCTGGCCGGCGACATCGACGTGCCGACGGCGCGCGAGAAGGTCACGCGTTACTTCGGCGACATCCCGGCCGGCCCTCCGCTGACACGTCCCGAGAAGTGGATCGCCGCGCGCACCGAGTCCACGCGCGAGACCATGCAGGACCGCGTCGCCCAGGCGCGTATCTACCGCACCTGGAACATGGGCAACTACGGCAGCGCCGAGGCCGATCACCTCGCCCTCGCGGCGCAGATCCTCGGCGGCAGCGCCTCGTCGCGCCTGCAGGCCAGGCTGGTGCACCAGGAACAGCTGGTCTCCGGCGTGTATGCCAGCGCCATGCCGCTGGAGCTGTCCGGCGTATTCATGATCGTGGCCACCGCCAAGGACGGCGTCGACCCTGCGCAGGTCGAGGCCATCATCGACGAGGAAGTGGCGAAGTTCCTCGACCAGGGCCCGACCCGCGCCGAGCTGGCGCAGGCCAAGACCCGCTTCCAGGCGGGCTTCATCCGCGGCGTGGAGCGCGTCGGCGGCTTCGGGGGCAAGTCCGACGTGCTCGCCGGTTGCGCCGTCTACACCGGCGACCCGGGCTGCTTCCGCGCCAGCGCCGAGCGCATCCAGGCGGCGAGCACCGCCGATGTGCGCGCAGCCGCCCGCGCACGTCTCGCCCAGGGCGACCACACCCTGACCATCCTGCCCTTCGCGCAGCACGCCGCCGTGAGCAGCGACGTGGACCGCAGCCAGGGCGTACCCGAGGTCACCGAATTTCCGCAGGTCAGCTTCCCCGCTTTGCAGCGCGCCACGCTGCAGAACGGCATCGAGGTGGTGCTGGCCGAGCGCCGGGAGATTCCGGTGGTACAGGTGCAGCTGCAGTTCGACGCCGGCTACGCCGCCGACGTGGGGCGCAAGCTGGGCACTGCCAGCTTCGCAATGAACATGCTCGACCAGGGCGCGGGCAAGCGTGACACCCTGGAGCTGGCGGCGGCCATCGAGTCCGAAGGGGCCTTCATCGGCGCGGGCGCCGGACTGGACACCGCCTCGGTGTCGCTGAACGCCCTTAAGGATCGCCTCGATCCCTCGCTGGCGCTGTTTGCCGACGTGGCACTGCGGCCGCGCTTCGACGAGGCCGAAATCGAACGCGTGCGCCGCCAGTGGCTGGCCGGTATCGCCCAGGAGAAGACCCGTCCGCAGAGCGTCGCGCTGCGCCTGGTGCCGCCGCTGCTGTACGGCGAGGGCCACGCCTACGCGATTCCCTTCAGCGGCACAGGCACCGAGGAGGCGATCGCCAGCCTCACGCGGGAAGACCTTGTCGGCTTCCACCGCGACTGGATGCGGCCCGACAACGCGCGTTTCATCGTGGTGGGCGACATCACCATGGGCGAAATCGTGCCGCTGCTGGAGAAGCACTTCGGTGACTGGGAGGCGCCCGCCGCCCCGCTGCCGCAGAAGAACATCGCCACCGTGGCACGGCCGGACCGGCCGCGCGTGTTCCTGGTCGACCAGCCGGGCTCGCCCCAGGCCAACATCATCGCCGCGCAGCTGGTGATTTCCTCCGCCGACCCGGCGTCGCTGGAACTCGACATCGCCAACGGCGTCTTCGGCGGCTCCTTCACCTCGCGCATCAACATGAACCTGCGCGAGGACAAGGGCTGGTCCTACGGCGTGCGCAGCTCGACCTCCGGCGCCAGGGGCCAGCGGCCCTGGTACATCCTGGCGCCGGTAGAGATCGCGCGCACCGGCGACTCGATCCGCGAACTGATCGCCGAGCTGGAGGCCTTCACCGGCGAGCGCCCGGCCGAGGCCGACGAGCTGGAGAAGATCCGTGCCAACCGCATCCGCAGCCTGCCCGGGCGGTACGAGACCGCCTCAGCGGTGCTCGGCGCCCTTAGCAGCATCGAAGCCTACGGCTGGCCCGACGACCAGGTCCTGCGCGAGCAGGAGCGCATCCAGACCATGACGCTGGAGCAGGTGCGCGAGGCGGCGAAGACACTGGACGTGGACACGCTCACCTGGGTGGTGGTCGGCGACCTGGAGCAGATCGAGCCACAGGTGCGGGCGCTGGACCTCGGCGAGGTCACCGTGCTGGATGCCGACGGGCGTCCCCTTTAACGGCGACGTCTGCCTGCTGTGCGGCGGCGTCGCCGCGCCGTGGTTCGCTGACGGCAGCAGGGACTATCTGCGCTGCGGGCACTGTGGCTTCGTCCACGTGCCCGCGGCGCAGCGACTTCCCCTCGAGGCCGAGCGCGCCTACTACCTCACGCACCGGAACGCCGTGGACGATCCCGGTTACCGCACCTGGCTCTCCCATCTCGCGACCCCCCTGCTGGAACGGCTGCAGCCGCCGGCGTCGGGCCTCGACTTCGGCTGCGGCCCCGAGCCCGCGCTGGCGGCGATGCTGGCCGAGGCCGGTTTCTCGGTGTCCCTGTACGACCCGCAGTTCGCGCCGGATGCGAGCGTGTTCTCGCGCGAGTGGGATTTCATCACCGCCACCGAGGTGCTGGAGCATCTGCACCAGCCGGCGACGGAACTCGGGCGCCTGTGGAGCCTGCTGCGCCCGGGCGGCTGGCTCGCCGTCATGACCCGGCGGGTGCCCGCGCTGGCCGAGTTCGCGCACTGGCATTACCGCCGCGACCCCACGCACATCGGGTTCTTTGCTGAGCAAAGCTTCGCCTGGCTGGCGGCGCGCTGGCAGGCCGAGCTGGAGTTGCTCGGCGACGACGTGGCGCTGCTGCGCAAGCCCCTGGCCGGGTGAAATTACCGGCAGAGGCTGCCGGCCGGGATCGTCAGCCGTGCTCGAAGATCCGCTCGTAGTCCTGCAGGTTCTCCGCCAGCATGCGGTCGTACTCGCCCTTGAAGAACTTCATCGCCGTCGGGCGATCGGTCCGGTACTTGTCCAGGTTGCCCGCATGCGCTGCGACCACGAAGGAGTTGAAACGGGCCGCGGCATAGAGCAGCGCCATGCTGACGTGCTCGCGCTTCACGCTTTCCATCTGCTCGTTGGCGAGCGCTATGAACTTGTCGACCACGGCGCGGAACTCGCGGTCGATCTCTTCCTGCTCGCGCTGGTCCTCCTCCGCCGGCGGCTTCTCCATGCGGAACTTGAGCTGGCCGTGCTGGCCCTGGCCGGCCGCGCCG from the Thioalkalivibrio sp. XN279 genome contains:
- the ppgK gene encoding polyphosphate--glucose phosphotransferase, which gives rise to MSILGIDVGGSGIKGAPVDLASGSLVTERHKMLTPQPATPMAVSAAVAEVQRRFGPAARVGVAVPAVVKHGVAYTAANIDPEWVGCDIQRLFSVALGAPVTVLNDADAAGLAEMRYGAGREVQGTVVMLTLGTGIGSAVFLDGRLVPNTEFGHMEIRGDEAEHRASAQARKNDHLSWTKWAARVSQVLVALEQLVWPDLFIIGGGVSRKSDKFLPLLKCQTRVVPAALGNDAGIVGAALAAAES
- a CDS encoding ATP-dependent helicase, yielding MSPAAVLEGLNEAQRRAVTHAAPQREGRDLGAGPLLVIAGAGTGKTMTLAHRVGHLVLAGVPPARILLLTFSRRAAREMTRRARRVVGQALADEGRGELVKMPWAGTFHSVANRLLREYASNLGLDAGFSVLDRGDAADLMDVARQDLGLADGRRRFPRKDTCLAIYSRVVNSRAGLADCLEAHWPWCTEWADELRTLFGRYVELKQAGSLLDYDDLLLWWHALMASSALAAAVGERFDHVLVDEYQDTNVLQAEILLRLKPDGRGLTVVGDDAQSIYSFRAAEVENILRFPGQFEPPAEVVALEENYRSVQPVLDAANALMRGAERQFRKALRSARPSAQKPFYVTVQDDEAQADYVIKAILAAREAGQLLRHQAVLFRASHHSDRLELELVRQNIPFVKYGGLKFLEAAHVKDLLAVLRWADNPKNRIAAFRCLQLLPGIGPAMAAKAFGWLESHGFAPQSLASWPPPPAAAPYWGGLVALLAEAGAGAGDWQAQVGRAREWYRPQLERIYEEWPVRLGDLEALEQIAAKFATREQFLTELSLDPPQATGDLAGPPLMDEDYLVLSTIHSAKGQEWDSVYILNVADGNFPSEFATGKPALIEEERRLLYVAMTRAKSALHLVAPLKYWVPQQPRHGDRHVYGARSRFIDEAMMATMEARFHGGAEPGTGATARPAEVIDVAARMRNMW
- a CDS encoding M3 family metallopeptidase, which produces MSRLFALPFALAAAAVLGAGATHVVAAEQPAAVDTAAANPFFAASTLPYKVPPFDQIRDEHYLPAFERGMAEELAQIEAIANNPQAPTFENTIVAMEQTGEVLARVSRVFFNLNSAHTNPAMQDVQKTVSPQLAAHRDAIFLNPKLFARVEALHAERDELGLDPESLRLLERYYIDFVRAGARLSEEDKDKLRAINAELASLGTTFAQNVLRETLDSAVIVDTAAELDGFSDAQIRAAAAAATARGHEGKYLISLQNTSGQPPLALLTNRALRQRIHEASVNRGARDNEHDNRPVVARVAALRAEHAALLGYDSHAAYVLENATAGTPAAVNAMLAGLAPAAVANARKEAADIQALIDAQGGDFQLQAWDWDFYAEQVKQARYDLDPAELRAYFELESVLNNGVFYAANKVFGLTFKPRPDLPLYHPDARAWEVFEADGKPLGIFIGDFYARDSKRGGAWMNAYVPQSGLLGTMPVVANHQNIPKPPEGEPTLMTFDEVTTMFHEFGHALHGLFSNVRYPRFSGTSVPRDFVEFPSQVNEMWADWPEVLANYARHYETGELLPKEMLQKALEAQQFNEGYRTTEYVAASLLDQAWHQRAAGKVPTDTIAFEKQVLAETGMNFAPVPPRYRSTYFSHIMGGYSAGYYSYIWSEVLDADAVAWFKENGGMKRENGEHFRATLLSRGGSKEAMDLYRDFAGRDPEIRHLLERRGLTAGE
- a CDS encoding pitrilysin family protein; this translates as MVTRLNRLLAVLALSLALPLAAGAAPAVDIPYEEFTLDNGLRVIVHTDRKAPIVAVNIWYHVGSKNEPEGRTGFAHLFEHLMFQGSENYNDEYFKPFEQVGATGQNGTTSFDRTNYFQNVPTTALDMALWMESDRMGHFMGAITQERLDEQRGVVKNEKRQRDGQPYGQSWDRLFEAGYPEGHPYSWMPIGSMEDLDAATLDDVKDWFRTWYGPNNAVLVLAGDIDVPTAREKVTRYFGDIPAGPPLTRPEKWIAARTESTRETMQDRVAQARIYRTWNMGNYGSAEADHLALAAQILGGSASSRLQARLVHQEQLVSGVYASAMPLELSGVFMIVATAKDGVDPAQVEAIIDEEVAKFLDQGPTRAELAQAKTRFQAGFIRGVERVGGFGGKSDVLAGCAVYTGDPGCFRASAERIQAASTADVRAAARARLAQGDHTLTILPFAQHAAVSSDVDRSQGVPEVTEFPQVSFPALQRATLQNGIEVVLAERREIPVVQVQLQFDAGYAADVGRKLGTASFAMNMLDQGAGKRDTLELAAAIESEGAFIGAGAGLDTASVSLNALKDRLDPSLALFADVALRPRFDEAEIERVRRQWLAGIAQEKTRPQSVALRLVPPLLYGEGHAYAIPFSGTGTEEAIASLTREDLVGFHRDWMRPDNARFIVVGDITMGEIVPLLEKHFGDWEAPAAPLPQKNIATVARPDRPRVFLVDQPGSPQANIIAAQLVISSADPASLELDIANGVFGGSFTSRINMNLREDKGWSYGVRSSTSGARGQRPWYILAPVEIARTGDSIRELIAELEAFTGERPAEADELEKIRANRIRSLPGRYETASAVLGALSSIEAYGWPDDQVLREQERIQTMTLEQVREAAKTLDVDTLTWVVVGDLEQIEPQVRALDLGEVTVLDADGRPL
- a CDS encoding class I SAM-dependent methyltransferase is translated as MPTGVPFNGDVCLLCGGVAAPWFADGSRDYLRCGHCGFVHVPAAQRLPLEAERAYYLTHRNAVDDPGYRTWLSHLATPLLERLQPPASGLDFGCGPEPALAAMLAEAGFSVSLYDPQFAPDASVFSREWDFITATEVLEHLHQPATELGRLWSLLRPGGWLAVMTRRVPALAEFAHWHYRRDPTHIGFFAEQSFAWLAARWQAELELLGDDVALLRKPLAG
- a CDS encoding DUF3144 domain-containing protein; the protein is MSQDDKDKNALSAQMKAIMNRYQSLGDVPGGAAGQGQHGQLKFRMEKPPAEEDQREQEEIDREFRAVVDKFIALANEQMESVKREHVSMALLYAAARFNSFVVAAHAGNLDKYRTDRPTAMKFFKGEYDRMLAENLQDYERIFEHG